The following coding sequences lie in one Palaemon carinicauda isolate YSFRI2023 chromosome 7, ASM3689809v2, whole genome shotgun sequence genomic window:
- the LOC137644570 gene encoding uncharacterized protein, whose translation MEKQIEQLAALVAKQAEMAHHAQEAATKREERLTAILEGFADTSGHHRNQSQARAVPAPHLSSSISLKEFGSWRHKYEGHAVLTRMSSLSLAEQRSALISVLDDDWTRTLRYGLSLGDGADLKTILDAMELHLRNQRNVIVDRRDFHTRVQELHETFDDFLCGIKEIASFCDFCETCMDSRLRDRIVVGTRDEEALKRMLEEKKLTLQMAIDICRASENANASRAVIRGSEKYNVSRVSQYKQGQKAAHLKEQCFRCGGERHLDKMACKALNRDCKQCGKKGHFAVVCRSKGQPLSSQKEKTNNKSTFKPSKQNLYRVIGDVYSNCASSRPTPQICISTTHPKGSSSVMWTPDSGAETTVMGLGNAKSLGIHETSLEPIVMGGLIAAGRQPLTNMGTFEAFLTLGNRSTTTVVSVVKEVKGALLSWFDCIALGILPENFPAQIQHVTCSVSKPHIASRTRKVLEPQVISNTQDVVQSASTCNLMSVPMALPRWPHNRDPTEAERAEHAASIISAYPHVFDASATLREMQGGPMRIQLSADAHPFAVTAPRTIPYCWRSDIKAQLDDLLAKDIIGEVDYPTEWCHPMVPIAKKMGGVRLCVDLTRLNRYVRRPTYPVRSPHDAISSMDAGARWFTTLDAKMGYFQIKIAEEDQDLTCFITPWGRYKFKRAVMGLVSSGDDINHEGYSVDSRKVRAIAEFPKPQNITDLRSFMGLTNQLGSFSSAIAAAVQPLRDLLKPRNEWCWTPQHDVAFKKTKEALIAPPVLAHFDASLPTMLQTDASKLHGMGFVLLQQHGETWKLIQCGSRFLTDAETRYAVIEIEMAAVLWAVRKCSVYLAGLPYFDLVVDHRPLVPILNSKLLGEIENPRLQRMRMKLCRFTFAARWQSGKCHSMPDALSRSPVQSLVEDNDVLDDADPLHAAVVLSLLATCEEGIRLAPLRDQTLDKIRDASAHDGEYLSLRDVIMKGFPDHKHSLPEELRAYWGIRDMLAVDDGLLVYGPRLIIPRSLRSETLRCLHDAHQGVDRTKRRARQTIYWPGIDRDIENIVTSCSRCRELLPNTGVPVVLKTDGGPQFASSTLRRFLARWGVEHRVTSPYNPKANGHAEATVKIIKKLILTTTGNGKLDEDEFARGLLELRNTPRADGFRLIKEWQRTADECDIQAKYLRQQAKERYDATARPLSKLNLGMYVDLQDPKTKRWDKPGVVVGIGTRRDYLVKTGSGRIYWRNRRFLRPHHPFLPGDIISPPISVLGGEASGYGDRRSPATSPKPDTQLSVALPVRRSGRQTRAPERLEIRWDSKSYTK comes from the exons ATGGAGAAGCAAATCGAGCAACTGGCAGCACTTGTGGCAAAGCAAGCAGAGATGGCTCATCATGCACAAGAAGCAGCTACGAAAAGGGAAGAACGTTTAACCGCAATTCTAGAGGGTTTTGCTGATACCTCGGGACATCATAGGAATCAGTCTCAGGcaagggcagttcctgcaccacacTTGTCGTCTTCTATATCTCTTAAAGAGTTTGGTTCGTGGCGTCATAAGTATGAGGGACATGCAGTGTTGAcaagaatgtcatctctctctcttgctgagcagCGATCAGCATTGATTTCCGTGTTAGACGATGATTGGACTCGCACTCTGAGATATGGTCTCTCACTGGGTGATGGAGCAGACTTGAAGACTATATTGGATGCCATGGAGTTGCACTTGCGCAACCAAAGGAATGTCATCGTGGACCGACGCGACTTTCATACAAGAGTCCAGGAGTTGCACGAGACCTTCGATGATTTTTTGTGCGGCATTAAAGAGATTGCTTCTTTCTGTGATTTTTGTGAAACCTGCATGGACAGCAGACTACGAGACAGGATCGTCGTTGGAACCAGAGATGAAGAGGCTTTGAAACGTATGTTAGAAGAAAAGAAGCTCACTTTGCAGATGGCTATTGATATTTGCAGAGCATCGGAAAATGCAAATGCCAGTCGTGCTGTTATTCGGGGCAGTGAAAAGTATAATGTTTCAAGAGTGTCCCAATACAAGCAAGGTCAGAAGGCAGCCCATTTAAAGGAGCAATGCTTTAGGTGCGGAGGCGAGCGCCATCTTGATAAGATGGCATGCAAGGCTCTAAACAGGGACTGCAAACAATGTGGTAAGAAAGGCCACTTTGCAGTGGTGTGCAGGTCAAAGGGACAGCCACTGTCTTCTCAAAAGGAGAAAACGAATAATAAAAGCACGTTCAAGCCTTCAAAGCAAAATCTATATCGTGTCATTGGAGATGTTTACAGCAACTGTGCGTCATCACGTCCAACCCCTCAGATTTGCATCAGTACCACTCACCCCAAAGGATCAAGTTCGGTTATGTGGACACCTGACTCTGGAGCGGAGACAACTGTGATGGGACTTGGGAACGCTAAATCTCTTGGAATTCATGAGACTTCACTGGAGCCTATTGTTATGGGTGGTCTCATTGCAGCAGGTCGTCAACCTCTCACTAACATGGGTACTTTTGAGGCTTTTTTAACTTTGGGGAATCGTAGTACGACAACAGTTGTATCAGTCGTCAAGGAAGTGAAAGGTGCACTTCTGAGCTGGTTTGATTGTATAGCGCTGGGAATATTACCAGAAAACTTTCCAGCGCAAATACAGCATGTTACATGTTCAGTGTCGAAACCGCATATAGCATCGAGAACCAGGAAGGTTTTGGAGCCGCAAGTGATTTCTAATACACAGGATGTTGTGCAGTCTGCAAGTACCTGCAATTTGATGTCTGTACCAATGGCATTGCCAAGATGGCCACACAACAGAGACCCTACAGAAGCAGAGCGTGCAGAACATGCAGCTTCCATCATTTCTGCTTATCCTCATGTATTTGATGCTTCAGCTACTCTAAGGGAAATGCAGGGAGGTCCTATGAGGATTCAGCTGTCGGCAGATGCACATCCTTTTGCAGTGACCGCACCACGCACCATTCCGTATTGTTGGAGATCGGATATTAAAGCTCAGCTAGATGACTTGCTTGCTAAGGATATCATTGGTGAGGTTGATTACCCCACCGAATGGTGTCATCCGATGGTTCCTATTGCAAAGAAGATGGGTGGTGTGCGGTTGTGTGTGGACCTTACAAGACTTAACCGCTATGTGCGCAGACCTACATATCCAGTTCGATCCCCGCATGATGCTATATCGTCAATGGATGCTGGAGCCAGGTGGTTCACTACTTTGGATGCGAAGATGGGATACTTCCAAATAAAGATTGCTGAAGAAGATCAGGATCTTACTtgcttcatcacaccttggggacgttacaaattcaaacgagctgtaatggggcttgtatcatctggcgatga tataaaTCATGAAGGTTATAGTGTGGATTCTCGGAAGGTGAGAGCCATAGCTGAATTTCCAAAGCCACAAAATATCACTGATCTCAGGTCATTCATGGGTTTAACCAATCAGCTTGGGAGCTTTTCTTCTGCGATTGCAGCAGCTGTACAGCCACTCAGGGACCTGCTTAAACCTCGGAATGAGTGGTGCTGGACCCCTCAGCATGACGTGGCCTTCAAGAAAACTAAAGAAGCACTCATAGCTCCTCCTGTTTTGGCTCATTTTGATGCATCTTTACCTACTATGCTTCAAACTGACGCATCCAAGTTGCATGGTATGGGGTTTGTTTTGCTGCAACAGCATGGAGAGACTTGGAAGCTCATCCAGTGTGGATCCAGGTTTTTAACGGATGCGGAAACTAGGTATGCCGTAATTGAGATTGAGATGGCTGCTGTACTTTGGGCAGTGAGGAAATGCAGCGTTTACTTGGCTGGTTTGCCTTATTTTGACCTGGTAGTAGACCATCGACCACTTGTTCCTATTCTCAATTCAAAACTTCTTGGAGAAATAGAAAATCCTCGACTGCAGCGTATGAGAATGAAACTCTGCAGATTTACTTTTGCTGCACGGTGGCAAAGTGGGAAATGTCACAGCATGCCGGATGCACTCTCTCGTTCGCCAGTTCAGAGCCTTGTTGAGGACAATGATGTGCTGGATGATGCAGATCCATTGCATGCTGCTGTTGTATTGTCTTTATTAGCTACTTGTGAGGAGGGCATAAGGTTAGCACCTCTACGGGACCAGACGCTGGATAAGATTCGTGATGCTTCTGCACATGATGGTGAATATCTATCATTAAGAGATGTAATAATGAAAGGATTTCCAGATCATAAGCATAGCTTACCAGAAGAGTTGCGAGCATACTGGGGAATTCGGGACATGCTGGCCGTGGATGATGGTTTGTTAGTTTATGGACCTAGACTTATCATACCTCGCAGCCTGCGTAGCGAAACTTTGCGGTGTCTACATGATGCTCACCAAGGAGTAGACCGCACCAAGCGTCGAGCACGCCAGACTATATACTGGCCAGGGATTGACAGGGACATTGAGAACATAGTGACGTCTTGTTCTCGCTGCCGAGAGCTGTTACCAA ACACTGGTGTGCCTGTAGTACTGAAAACGGATGGAGGACCGCAGTTCGCTTCATCAACATTGCGGCGTTTCCTTGCTCGATGGGGGGTGGAACACCGCGTGACATCGCCCTATAATCCAAAAGcaaatggtcatgccgaagctacCGTGAAGATTATCAAGAAGTTGATTTTGACGACCACAGGAAATGGCAAGCTGGATGAGGATGAGTTCGCAAGAGGGCTTCTTGAGCTCAGGAATACTCCACGGGCGGACG GATTCCGGCTCATAAAGGAATGGCAACGTACAGCTGACGAATGTGATATACAGGCTAAGTACCTTCGGCAGCAGGCAAAGGAACGGTATGATGCCACTGCTAGACCACTCTCTAAGCTGAACCTTGGTATGTACGTGGATCTACAAGACCCTAAGACAAAGCGATGGGATAAACCAGGAGTTGTGGTCGGAATTGGCACGAGGAGGGATTACCTCGTGAAGACTGGGAGTGGGCGCATCTATTGGAGAAATCGGAGGTTCCTACGACCTCATCACCCTTTCTTGCCAGGAGACATTATTTCTCCACCTATCTCAGTGTTGGGTGGCGAAGCTTCAGGATATGGAGATCGTAGATCACCTGCAACATCACCTAAGCCTGATACTCAGTTATCAGTTGCCTTACCCGTACGACGTAGTGGACGTCAGACACGGGCACCAGAGCGTTTAGAAATAAGATGGGACTCGAAATCATATACTAAATAA